A genome region from Flavobacterium sp. includes the following:
- the hisD gene encoding histidinol dehydrogenase — MNKINNPKPDTWSEILKRPTQTIDDIEVTVKEIFKEVQKKGDEAVAKYTSIFDGISLENYQVTEEEIKEAISLIPNELKESIQLAKNNIYKFHSAQKTNKIEVETIDGVNCWQEKRPIQKIGLYIPGGTAPLFSTVLMLAVPAEIAGCKEIVLCSPPDKKGKINPAILYAANLCGVTKILKVGGIQAIAGMTFGTQSIPKVYKIFGPGNQFVTVAKQLATQFGVAIDMPAGPSELLIVADDTAVPAFVASDLLSQAEHGTDSQVILVSTSKKLIDDVEKEIQSQLEVLPRKAIAEKAIENSKLIYVENDQIALDLINEYGPEHFIICSEYDDFYCNGIVNAGSVFIGNYTPESAGDYASGTNHTLPTNGYAKNYSGVNLDSFMKSMTFQKISKEGIQNIGKAIELMAEAEGLRAHKNAVTLRLKSLK; from the coding sequence ATGAATAAAATAAACAATCCAAAACCAGATACATGGTCTGAAATATTAAAAAGACCAACCCAAACTATTGATGATATTGAAGTTACAGTAAAAGAAATCTTCAAAGAAGTTCAGAAAAAAGGAGATGAAGCTGTGGCAAAATATACTTCAATTTTTGATGGAATTTCGTTAGAAAATTATCAGGTAACCGAAGAAGAAATAAAAGAAGCAATTAGTTTGATTCCGAATGAATTAAAAGAATCAATTCAGTTAGCAAAAAATAATATTTATAAATTTCACAGCGCTCAGAAAACTAACAAAATTGAAGTTGAAACGATCGATGGTGTAAACTGCTGGCAGGAAAAAAGACCAATTCAAAAAATTGGATTGTATATTCCGGGCGGAACAGCGCCTTTATTTTCAACCGTTTTAATGCTGGCGGTTCCTGCAGAAATTGCGGGCTGTAAAGAAATTGTATTGTGTTCTCCGCCAGATAAAAAAGGAAAAATAAATCCAGCGATTTTATACGCAGCAAATTTATGCGGAGTAACAAAAATCTTAAAAGTTGGAGGGATTCAGGCCATTGCCGGAATGACATTTGGAACGCAGTCAATTCCAAAAGTATATAAGATTTTCGGACCAGGAAATCAATTTGTGACGGTGGCAAAACAATTGGCAACGCAATTTGGAGTGGCAATCGATATGCCGGCCGGCCCATCAGAATTATTAATTGTGGCTGATGATACTGCAGTTCCGGCTTTTGTAGCTTCGGATTTATTATCGCAGGCAGAACACGGAACAGATAGTCAGGTAATTTTAGTTTCTACTTCAAAAAAACTAATTGATGATGTTGAGAAAGAAATCCAATCACAGTTAGAAGTACTGCCAAGAAAAGCAATCGCTGAAAAAGCAATCGAAAATTCGAAATTAATTTATGTTGAAAATGATCAGATTGCTTTAGATTTAATCAATGAATATGGTCCTGAACACTTTATAATCTGTTCAGAATACGATGATTTCTACTGCAATGGAATTGTAAATGCGGGTTCAGTTTTTATCGGAAATTATACTCCAGAAAGTGCGGGAGATTATGCCTCAGGAACCAATCATACTCTGCCAACAAATGGTTATGCGAAGAATTACAGCGGTGTAAACTTAGATAGTTTCATGAAATCAATGACGTTTCAGAAAATTTCTAAAGAAGGAATTCAAAATATTGGAAAAGCTATAGAATTGATGGCTGAAGCCGAAGGATTACGAGCGCATAAAAATGCAGTAACCTTAAGATTGAAGAGTTTAAAATAA